The Daphnia magna isolate NIES linkage group LG3, ASM2063170v1.1, whole genome shotgun sequence genomic interval GGCTGAATGGTTCACCTCGGGAGCACGACAAATAGACGAGGTCTAATTCAGGAAACTGAAACATCGTACCCGTGTCATCAGCGTAGGATCCACACATCATTccatgaaaataaaatgcagAAGCTGGTACCGATTGTTGCGGGACGCAACAAAAGAGAAGGGGGGGTGATGTAAGGAATTGATCTCTCAGATTGCAAAGAACCTTGAGAGTTCAACGTTCTCAGGGTAGCCCTTGTTATTGTCACAAAGCAATACAGGGAGTTGACCGTGGGAATGACTTTCTACTCGTGACCTCCAATCGGAAACCCATCTAGCTAGTCTAGAATGTTCCCCCTTATTGGCACAGTGGTATAATACAAGGGTACAGTTACTGATGTATTGGGTTCAAACCTGAACGAAGAAGGTTTTTCAGCGATTTTATTGTTGGGAAAAGCTTgcttaaatgatttttaacGGGATTTTATAAATCGGTTGCATAACAGacctatattttttgaatgatgtttcttattgtaatttgaattagtaattaatttaattaaaaaagaattagtcattgctgtggcaaccctgatatcaatagtaaacaaatttactatccagccaaattttgtgttaaagacgacgataattttagattttcgtctgcattttgtatcgatactaaccAACAACAGCcaattctttttaacttacGCAGCAGTTACCAACTTGAACTTGGCATAGTGGTACAAGACGATGCTCATGACAACAATGATCCGTGTTCGATCCCAATGAACAacataactttttttattgcacattAGTCTGGGAAAATGGTGATTTGACAGTCGTAATCGTTGATAATTTGAAGGTTTGACTtttactattttctatttgattttctatttggaAAATTATATCGATTGTCGTTCATATAGTTTACTTTAACTCTAGCATAAACTGAACAATATTGCAGGCAACTATAGCTCTGTGGTATCATAAAGTATTAGGAATTCAAAGTATCAAAGTTCAAATCTCACTCCATCCACATCTTTTATTTCGTATAGGgtattaacatttatttttcgtgttctTTGCGTTTGGACTATTTTGCAATTAGAAATCatcttaattttttcgtttagcatgaaaaataaaaaaattggatgtaaaattcgataaaaatataGATAAAACTAGCTTTCTAACCTACTGTTTAGCCTtaagaaaagcagacgatgatcagttcagatttgtattgtgcaatttatatcgatattcggtaacaaaataattaatcTTTGGAATGAAAAATCTGGGGAAATGTAAAAAGGAATAGGGTACctactgctaggaagaaaagtgggaaaatcttaattatagttatgaacacttattttttaacgtgaaaAAGTTGGTCCATAagaccagagtcatagaggggaTGGTTCATTCATTGCGTAGACTTTGCCCATAAGACTTGGTCGTCAGTTTTTGAGGGATTTGAAGCAATTTCAGTTTTTCAGTTTCTCGCTAGCACAACAGAGGGTAGCACAATAGTTAAGGAAAAATCTTAATGGAGCTTATGGGCAGCTGGAAAAGAGctttaaattcaaaatgtcTCAAATGAAACCGTTGAAAAGTGTGAAGAAACAGTATTGTGTAATTTGTGAATTGGTAAAGTTTCTGTTCTGTCTGTTTTTAAAGTTGGGAATAAGTGCGTAAAGTGGCAATCAATTATTTCTGGACTTAAAAAAACATCCAAACTGTGTGTTTGTCATTTTGACGAATCCAATATTGTCAAAGGCGTTACAGTTTGCATGACTTTTACCCTGCAGAGAGATGGAGATTGTCTTTTAGTGCCCAACcaataaaaacataatttagGTGTAGTAAAAATTATTCCACAAATAAGGTGATGGACCATCACTGATGGTGCttcatttttaacttttattctttttgctGCAGATGGATGTTTTGCCTCtgctttgaaacaaaacaaacaacgcaTTCCACTTAAGCAGTTgtttcaaaacgaaaacagaattttttgtgGCCAGAAGACTAATGTATTGTCAACACATTCTTTGCAAGATTGTTCTAATTCCAGTGCAGAGCTGATACCAGTATTGACTCTTTCGTAAACTCTCCATCATCGCAAGTTAAACATATATTGTGTTTTAACATTAAGATATATACAAAACACTTAATGTGTATGCTTTTATGTATCGTGTTTATTCTTTACAGATTCTGTGCAAGATTACTTCAACATCAGTGCAGCTGATACCAGCATTAACTTTTTCTTAAACTCTCCATCATCACATGGTAAacatatattttgttttaacattAAGATATATTCAAAACACTTAATGTGTATTCTTTTATGTATCGTAGTTATTCTTTACAGATTCGGTGCAAGATTACTTCAACATCAGTGCAGCTGacattcattttattttacaatcATTGCCTTATTTAATAATTGAATACGTACTAATTCGGTTCCAAACTAAGTCAAAACGTTTCCGAGATTTGTACCTTTCAAAGACCCGCACTGACATGAacttcaataaaaaaatgtatcgcACTGCTAGTTAAGACCAAAGAAGAACTAATGCGCAAATGCAGTTCTTAATTCAAATTCAGAGAAATGtggttaaaaaagaaattttatttatttaaatatgtTAACCTATTTAAATTAAgacaaaatttaatttatttttacatgtttttGTATGTAAATATtgaatgaataaacaaaaatatattgtTCATATAACGGAAATATTTATCCCTTTTATCTTATATTTATTAAAGACTATTTATTCGTATTACATTTAATATTTACACCCCTTTTTAAAAGCTTTGCACAAGGACGTGTAGGATTGACACGTGGGTCAATTCTGTCCACTAGGTGCCACTACCATCGTTAAGGAAACTCTTGACGACGAAGCCTTATGGGCAAAACCGACCCAATGAACGAACCAtcccctctatgactctgataaGCCGCtgctagggctcggccccggttctcgaaaacccgggtTACCTGTGGATTGTAACCAAAAATAGTCGCCCATGGGCGATCCGGGTAGCCTATTTTCCAaaatgggtaggctgggcggatttgatgggcaaaccgggtatacccaccgccatcttagaaaatggcggcttgcaaagccccaagtaaaattaaaagtgaggatagcaaaaaaaattttttgtggcgggaaattcaaagggcgtcacttgatttcTGGGAAAAACTCaggtaatcgggtaggaaatcggggataaccgggttttgaacccgggtaatggaaacggttttcgaaattgtgttacccacatggtacccgggtaggtagtgggcacaaagtcttaggaaccgttacccaccggaacctatttttttgccgaaaagacctacccattcgcccaaatacctacccattggacacgtgGCCGAGCCCTagaccagagtaatagaatactggtgtagccacgcttatttcgggccctcccattgcctttttggcctgaaagtttttctgtcccataacgaaagcgccacagcggctgtgttgtgaacttgtgatgtattacgttttcgctatgttttcgctcatttccgtcgtctgtacttcagaaagtagacaaaaagtggcttaattaattagtgtgaaaaaagtaaaagtctacgattttaaataacaacccttaaaactcaattcataggtggcagttacggttatggaacacttaaatcgatatcttgcctcattttctcacaatcgatacgcgaaattggcaacaacttttgggaaaaaatccgagagggggagttaacatggccgtggctacaccagtattctattactctgcctAGACGCTGCAGcgtgcagccgcagcagaccaacttcgatacaaatgagattttcgcacttgtggagaacgtgcaacgtaggatgttttactgctctattgtgTTAGGTGTTTTTCAACGAGATTATAATTGCGAGcaccagatggtgtcgtcgtaacccttgtttttttgtctgattGCCTCTTACTACGGAACGCCTtcccgccataggaggtattcaagtttacaggtcttaaccattaagtaggccttgcaACAGCCAACGCTATTTTGAAAGAAGTAGTACTAGCTTCGTGTTTAACATTCCAGTATTTTCTAGGAAGATTTAGCGTAAAACCATACTCTGAACGCATCCAGGAATGTCACACATTCCATCCAAAGATTCTTTACAGTCCaggaccaaaaaaaaagttaaaccAGTAAAAGTTTTTAGTGACGGGAAAAGTGGAACAATTCTACCGGTTATTGAATCACAGAGTACTGGTAAAACAAAATCTCTGTCATCGGGTTCGCAGAAACGGCGTTTGTTTTTAGGCAAATGTTCACAGGTTGAAGCTGTCCACACTGCAAAATTCAACCGTAAAATCAGCTCACAGACCATtagaattgaaaatgaaacctCAAGTGTGGATATAGTGCAAAGAATGCAAACTTTTGGTATACCTACAGCAAGCTATCAACCAGCATTGTGTGGCCACATAGTTGCCACCCCACAAAGTCAACAAACGATTAACCAACCAATGTTTCAAACCTCTGTGGCTCTTATGAAAAACCTTGagactttaaaaatatttgaaattgaaacaagaaaattagTCAATCTTAAGATGGAAAAAGATATAAGAGTGCAGAAATCTGTGAATGCTAAGGTACTGCTGAATGACTCATCATGGTTGTGGTTAACATTTTACAATCTTAGTACAAAATAGATAACAACAGTCTTGGATCAAACCCGGCCAGTTTTTTCACGGCTCCAACCTATCTCATTAAACGTCGAACAGCTTACGATTCAGGATGAATCAAAACTTCAAACCTTAGCAGAGAAGTATGCTCCACAAATTCGTTACAAGGATCCGCGAATTTGCTTGGAAGATTTTGTGGATTGTGTTGTTATCTCGGGAACTCCAGTTATTCCAGAATACTCTTTCCATGAATTGTGTTATCATTATCTCATTGATCCATTTATTGAAACGCAAATGCTGGGGGATCAATTGATGCCATACATTTTTGGTTTCAATAATTCATAGTATCAGGCAAAATTGTAACATACCAATCTGGCAATGACTAATATATATTACGTATGAAGATGTTTTTATAACAATCTTGATAATCCTTATATTTCTATTACTATTAAATTATGAACAAAAGAACGTTGCTTTGTATTTCGAATTTAAATGATGAAGATAAGGGTTACATTTCAACAGCTAAATTTGACGCCCTTAACGGGATAAGATCTCCGAGATACACGATCTTCATCACTTACGATGAA includes:
- the LOC116919720 gene encoding uncharacterized protein LOC116919720, which produces MSHIPSKDSLQSRTKKKVKPVKVFSDGKSGTILPVIESQSTGKTKSLSSGSQKRRLFLGKCSQVEAVHTAKFNRKISSQTIRIENETSSVDIVQRMQTFGIPTASYQPALCGHIVATPQSQQTINQPMFQTSVALMKNLETLKIFEIETRKLVNLKMEKDIRVQKSVNAKITTVLDQTRPVFSRLQPISLNVEQLTIQDESKLQTLAEKYAPQIRYKDPRICLEDFVDCVVISGTPVIPEYSFHELCYHYLIDPFIETQMLGDQLMPYIFGFNNS